One genomic region from Aliarcobacter cryaerophilus ATCC 43158 encodes:
- a CDS encoding methyl-accepting chemotaxis protein, translated as MFFKNNSNNDVLQTLDQIEKYLNNEINYIKINPPKKNNKISQKIANICELMNKKNDEELQIFGEIMLISEKLANGITHDRINFTDSSNFKLNYIAKTINNLANDLEKIIKLVKETLLMYGTYNYLPKLDESLVENDYKVLFQEINTLRQTITEMLVENKSNGLTLQYSSKILLENVDSLNLSSGKAAASLEETSAALDEVTSNIRKNTNNILKVASLSDNIISHANKGEELAEQTSSAMLEISKEVNLVNEAISVIDQIAFQTNILSLNAAVEAATAGEAGKGFAVVAGEVRNLAARSAQAAKEIKNIVESANKKANIGRDISSYMIDGYKELYLSINETKNLINEVQFSSQEQLKAVEQINSAISALDQQTQQNANIASQSHEVAVTTDLISNLIVKNANDKEFDGKSSVSKKSIRVNNKN; from the coding sequence ATGTTTTTTAAAAATAATTCAAACAATGATGTTTTGCAAACTCTAGATCAAATTGAGAAGTATCTTAACAATGAGATAAACTATATAAAAATAAATCCACCTAAAAAAAATAATAAAATCAGTCAAAAAATAGCAAATATTTGTGAACTAATGAATAAAAAAAATGATGAAGAGTTACAAATTTTTGGTGAGATTATGCTAATTTCAGAAAAACTTGCAAATGGAATTACGCATGATAGAATAAATTTTACGGATAGTTCAAATTTTAAACTAAATTATATTGCAAAAACTATAAATAATTTGGCAAATGATTTAGAAAAAATTATTAAACTAGTAAAAGAGACTCTTTTAATGTATGGAACTTATAACTATTTGCCAAAATTAGATGAAAGTTTAGTTGAAAATGATTATAAAGTTTTATTTCAAGAGATAAATACCCTAAGACAGACTATAACTGAAATGTTAGTAGAAAATAAATCGAATGGTTTGACTCTTCAATATAGTTCAAAAATTCTTTTAGAAAATGTTGATAGTTTAAATCTATCATCAGGAAAAGCAGCTGCAAGCCTTGAAGAGACATCTGCTGCATTAGATGAAGTTACATCAAATATTAGAAAGAATACAAATAATATTTTAAAAGTTGCATCTTTGTCTGATAACATAATATCTCATGCAAATAAAGGAGAAGAGTTAGCAGAACAAACATCTAGTGCAATGTTAGAAATTTCTAAAGAGGTTAATTTAGTAAATGAGGCAATAAGTGTAATAGATCAAATAGCTTTTCAAACAAATATTTTAAGCCTAAATGCTGCCGTAGAAGCTGCAACTGCTGGAGAAGCAGGGAAAGGGTTTGCAGTTGTTGCTGGTGAAGTAAGAAACTTAGCTGCTAGAAGTGCTCAAGCTGCAAAAGAGATAAAAAATATAGTTGAAAGTGCAAATAAAAAAGCAAATATAGGAAGAGATATTTCATCTTATATGATAGATGGATACAAAGAGTTATATTTAAGCATAAATGAGACAAAAAATCTAATAAATGAAGTTCAATTTTCAAGCCAAGAACAACTAAAAGCTGTTGAACAGATAAATAGTGCAATCTCAGCACTAGACCAACAAACACAACAAAATGCAAATATAGCTTCACAATCTCATGAAGTAGCTGTTACAACAGATTTAATCTCAAACCTAATTGTAAAAAATGCAAATGATAAAGAGTTTGATGGCAAAAGCAGTGTTAGTAAAAAGAGTATTAGAGTAAATAATAAGAATTAA
- a CDS encoding ABC transporter substrate-binding protein has product MIRVILVSLMSIIFLTSCVSHKKDKLRIVTSNWIGYTPLFYAKEKGLLDKLNIELLSVVSLSESLHTYKSNHADIFLGTQYEYQETFKRNNQVVPIMLLNKSDGGDVIMSNKTLEEIKKEDKQIDVFLELSSINSLVFDDFITKYDIKNKNFNYINKDQSFIAQQKEFKNPTIAISYNPYNITLEKNGLKTLETTKDNIDILIVDAMFTTNDILIKYKDELKELKKIIDIAIDELEKDEKAYYDLIQDYLYDTSFEEFQQSLSNIKWINKNIDQNILDSLKENDFPTKGLL; this is encoded by the coding sequence ATGATTAGAGTTATTTTAGTAAGCTTAATGTCTATTATATTTTTAACATCTTGTGTTAGCCATAAAAAAGATAAATTAAGAATTGTTACATCAAATTGGATAGGTTATACACCTTTATTTTATGCAAAAGAAAAAGGTCTTTTGGATAAATTAAATATTGAACTTTTAAGTGTAGTTTCTTTAAGTGAAAGTTTACATACATACAAATCAAATCATGCAGATATATTTCTTGGAACACAATATGAATACCAAGAAACTTTTAAAAGAAATAACCAAGTAGTTCCTATAATGCTTCTAAATAAATCTGATGGTGGTGATGTTATTATGTCAAATAAAACATTAGAAGAGATAAAAAAAGAAGATAAACAAATTGATGTTTTTTTAGAGTTAAGTTCAATAAACTCTTTAGTTTTTGATGATTTTATAACGAAGTACGATATAAAAAATAAAAATTTTAACTATATAAATAAAGACCAATCTTTTATAGCACAACAAAAAGAGTTTAAAAACCCAACAATTGCTATTAGTTACAATCCATATAATATAACTTTAGAAAAAAATGGTTTAAAAACTTTAGAGACTACAAAAGATAATATAGATATTTTAATAGTTGATGCTATGTTTACAACAAATGATATTTTAATAAAATACAAAGATGAACTAAAAGAGTTAAAAAAGATTATAGATATTGCTATAGATGAGTTAGAAAAAGATGAAAAAGCTTATTATGATTTAATACAAGATTACTTATATGATACAAGCTTTGAAGAGTTCCAACAAAGTCTTTCAAACATAAAATGGATAAATAAAAATATTGATCAAAATATTTTAGACTCTTTAAAAGAAAATGATTTCCCAACAAAAGGCTTACTATGA